The Leucoraja erinacea ecotype New England chromosome 19, Leri_hhj_1, whole genome shotgun sequence genome has a segment encoding these proteins:
- the washc3 gene encoding WASH complex subunit 3, with amino-acid sequence MDADGLPLVGSGIDLTRVPAIQQKRTVAFLNQFIAHTVQFLNRFSTVCEEKLATLSLRIQQIETTLNILEAKLSSIPGLEDVTLEPSIQSHNVSNGPNSNQNHPSPTQDQQNVEPSIQIKADSPTENAITVAKDPRYARYLKMVQVGVPVMAIRNKMISEGLNPELLETPNALVPDGVKEDDGDSSGSESSFSD; translated from the exons ATGGACGCGGACGGGCTGCCGCTGGTCGGCTCCGGCATCGACCTGACccgg GTCCCAGCCATTCAGCAGAAGAGGACAGTAGCGTTCCTTAATCAATTTATTGCACACACTGTTCAGTTTTTGAATCGTTTCTCAACAGTTTGCGAAGAG AAACTGGCAACACTTTCCCTTCGGATTCAGCAGATTGAAACAACGCTGAATATTTTGGAGGCAAAG CTTTCATCAATACCTGGCCTGGAAGACGTTACACTAGAGCCATCAATCCAGAGTCACAATGTTTCAAATGGCCCTAATTCCAACCAGAACCACCCGTCTCCAACACAG GACCAACAAAATGTTGAACCGTCAATTCAAATCAAAGCAGATTCACCAACAGAAAATGCTATTACTGTAGCCAAAGACCCTCGATATGCAAGATACCTGAAGATGGTGCAAGTG GGGGTTCCTGTAATGGCCATTAGGAACAAGATGATTTCTGAAGGACTCAACCCTGAACTATTGGA GACCCCAAATGCCCTGGTCCCAGACGGGGTTAAGGAGGATGATGGGGACAGTTCTGGCAGTGAATCGTCATTCAGTGACTGA
- the nup37 gene encoding nucleoporin Nup37, protein MLLMKKDAAARSATHSVPSEETVIVVEFSPFDNCGAGSLIAYGGDNYVVVGNCRFQEEDADIKGMEYKTLQTFHRGVRVCAIAWSPETTVDTVTHLVKLCTADADRKLRLLTSDLRDNTTWQVIEGHTDYINDLVFEPINGKQIASVSDDHTCRIWDLDGNQKTSFLLHSPGMSLCWHPEDVFKLMVAEKNGIIRFYDLVTLQAILSVDCGQMPLMSADWCLGNTIKVGAVAGNDWLIWDITRSSYPQEKRPSHLDGAQRFRWSKANENLFATTGYPGKMNSQLLVHHLGHPQAIMVGSAPVASGLSWHRTLPLCAVGGDRKVLFWMTEM, encoded by the exons ATGCTGCTGATGAAAAAGGATGCGGCGGCCCGCAGCGCCACACACTCGGTGCCGAGCGAGGAGACTGTGATTGTCGTGGAGTTCAGCCCGTTCGACAACTGTGGCGCCGGCAGCCTGATCGCCTACGGGGGCGACAACTACGTGGTGGTGGGCAACTGCCGTTTCCAG gaagaagatgcagACATCAAAGGCATGGAATACAAGACCCTGCAGACCTTTCACCGAGGAGTACGCGTATGTGCTATCGCCTGGAGCCCAGAGACTACAGTTGACACAGTGACACACCTAGTAAA GCTATGCACAGCAGATGCAGACAGGAAGTTGCGATTGCTAACATCTGACCTCAGAGACAATACCACATGGCAG GTGATTGAGGGCCACACGGACTACATTAACGATCTGGTATTCGAGCCCATCAACGGGAAACAGATTGCATCTGTGAGCGATGATCACACGTGTCG TATTTGGGACCTCGATGGAAATCAAAAGACTTCGTTTCTGCTTCACTCTCCGGGAATGAGCTTGTGTTGGCATCCTGAGGACGTGTTCAAG CTGATGGTGGCGGAGAAGAATGGGATCATCCGCTTTTACGACCTGGTTACTCTGCAGGCTATCCTGTCTGTGGACTGTGGCCAGATGCCACTGATGTCGGCCGACTGGTGCCTGGGCAACACCATCAAAGTTGGTGCGGTGGCGGGCAATGACTGGCTGATCTGGGACATCACCCGCTCCAG TTATCCCCAGGAGAAGAGACCATCACACTTGGATGGAGCCCAGAGATTTCG GTGGTCAAAAGCTAATGAAAATCTCTTTGCAACAACTGGCTACCCGGGCAAGATGAACAGTCAACTGCTTGTACATCACTTGGGTCATCCGCAG GCTATCATGGTCGGCTCTGCTCCCGTGGCTTCAGGCTTGAGCTGGCACCGGACACTCCCGTTATGTGCCGTTGGCGGCGATCGCAAGGTTTTATTTTGGATGACGGAAATGTAG